The following proteins are co-located in the Enoplosus armatus isolate fEnoArm2 chromosome 8, fEnoArm2.hap1, whole genome shotgun sequence genome:
- the LOC139289026 gene encoding galactose-specific lectin nattectin-like — MASALHFIAVLCLTSGLWIGANARPDSDHCCDTCRTCPSGWTQFDDHCYMFNHDQKDWADAEIACIALGGNLASIPNKDVYDFLIKTIQAATDEHRRTWVGGHDTAKEGVWLWTDGTKFDFKLWRRGEPNNTGRSEHCMELNYLGAPNDLSCDPKKSFVCGKCL; from the exons ATGGCATCAGCTCTTCATTTCATTGCGGTCCTCTGTTTGACCAGTGGACTGTGGATTGGAGCAAAT GCGCGTCCTGATTCAG ACCATTGCTGTGACACCTGTAGGACCTGCCCTTCTGGTTGGACTCAGTTTGACGATCACTGTTACATGTTTAACCATGATCAAAAGGACTGGGCTGATGCAGAG ATTGCCTGCATTGCCCTCGGTGGGAATCTGGCCTCAATCCCCAACAAAGACGTGTACGACTTCCTCATAAAGACAATCCAAGCAGCGACTGACGAACATAGACGAACTTGGGTTGGAGGCCATGACACAGCAAAG GAGGGTGTGTGGTTGTGGACGGATGGAACCAAGTTTGACTTCAAGCTGTGGCGTCGGGGGGAGCCCAACAACACTGGCAGAAGCGAGCACTGCATGGAGTTGAACTACCTCG GTGCTCCCAACGACTTGAGCTGCGACCCAAAGAAatcttttgtttgtggaaaGTGCCTGTGA
- the LOC139289143 gene encoding galactose-specific lectin nattectin-like → MASALHFIAVLCLTSGLWIGANVNLCCDTCKTCPSGWTQFDDHCYMYNHVQKDWADAEIACIALGGNLASIPNKDVYDFLKKTIHTATNEHRRTWVGGHDTAKEGVWLWTDGTKFDFKLWRRGEPNNSGKREHCMEMNYLAAPNDLSCNPKQSFVCGKRL, encoded by the exons ATGGCATCAGCTCTTCATTTCATTGCGGTACTCTGTTTGACCAGTGGACTGTGGATTGGAGCAAATGTAA ACCTTTGCTGTGACACCTGTAAGACCTGCCCTTCTGGTTGGACTCAGTTTGACGATCACTGTTACATGTACAACCACGTTCAAAAGGACTGGGCTGATGCAGAG ATTGCCTGCATTGCCCTCGGTGGGAATCTGGCCTCAATCCCCAACAAAGACGTGTACGACTTCCTCAAAAAGACAATCCACACAGCGACTAACGAACATAGACGAACTTGGGTTGGAGGCCATGACACAGCAAAG GAGGGTGTGTGGTTGTGGACGGATGGAACCAAGTTTGACTTCAAGCTGTGGCGTCGGGGGGAGCCCAACAACAGTGGCAAAAGAGAGCACTGCATGGAGATGAACTACCTCG CGGCTCCCAACGACTTGAGCTGCAACCCAAAGCAatcttttgtttgtggaaaGCGCCTGTGA
- the LOC139288730 gene encoding galactose-specific lectin nattectin-like, whose product MASALHFIAVLCLTSGLWIGANACADSDHCCDTCRTCPSGWTQFDDHCYMFNHDQKDWADAEIACIALGGNLASIPNKDVYDFLIKTIHAATDEHRRTWVGGHDTAKEGVWLWTDGTKFDFKLWRRGEPNNSGRSEHCMELNYLAAPNDLSCDPKKSFVCGKCL is encoded by the exons ATGGCATCAGCTCTTCATTTCATTGCGGTCCTCTGTTTGACCAGTGGACTGTGGATTGGAGCAAAT GCGTGTGCTGATTCAG ACCATTGCTGTGACACCTGTAGGACCTGCCCTTCTGGTTGGACTCAGTTTGACGATCACTGTTACATGTTTAACCATGATCAAAAGGACTGGGCTGATGCAGAG ATTGCCTGCATTGCCCTCGGTGGGAATCTGGCCTCAATCCCCAACAAAGACGTGTACGACTTCCTCATAAAGACAATCCACGCAGCGACTGACGAACATAGACGAACTTGGGTTGGAGGCCATGACACAGCAAAG GAGGGTGTGTGGTTGTGGACGGATGGAACCAAGTTTGACTTCAAGCTGTGGCGTCGGGGGGAGCCCAACAACAGTGGCAGAAGCGAGCACTGCATGGAGTTGAACTACCTCG CGGCTCCCAACGACTTGAGCTGCGACCCAAAGAAatcttttgtttgtggaaaGTGCCTGTGA